From the genome of Deltaproteobacteria bacterium, one region includes:
- a CDS encoding molecular chaperone TorD family protein: protein MRSGASLQSALERAHAFRTLARSFAPPREDAACEADLAAWAQRAEGSLRRSLDEARRLAACSAALGDEHERLFGGRGGGVPARETSYADARRIAPTDLADLAGFLEAFGVSAAGAPPDHVGTELELASLLALKEAYADAEGWPERAELARHAYEELLRAHLARWLPRFAARVQEAAPDSFYAAVAGVLAQLIDEESARVGVEVTCDSAPLARDDDEPFDCASACPQAAAGRCD from the coding sequence GTGAGGAGCGGGGCTTCGCTGCAGAGCGCGCTCGAGCGCGCGCACGCCTTCCGGACGCTCGCACGCTCCTTCGCGCCTCCGCGCGAGGACGCCGCGTGCGAGGCCGATCTCGCCGCCTGGGCGCAGCGTGCGGAGGGGAGCCTGCGGCGATCGCTCGACGAGGCGCGGCGGCTCGCGGCGTGCTCCGCGGCGCTCGGTGACGAGCACGAGCGGCTGTTCGGAGGGCGCGGGGGCGGTGTGCCCGCGCGCGAGACGAGCTACGCGGACGCGCGGCGCATCGCACCGACCGACCTCGCCGACCTCGCGGGGTTCCTCGAGGCCTTCGGGGTCTCGGCCGCGGGCGCGCCGCCCGACCACGTCGGCACCGAGCTCGAGCTGGCCTCGCTGCTCGCGCTGAAGGAGGCCTACGCGGACGCCGAGGGCTGGCCCGAGCGCGCCGAGCTGGCCCGCCACGCCTACGAAGAGCTGCTACGCGCCCACCTGGCACGCTGGCTCCCGCGCTTCGCGGCGCGCGTGCAGGAGGCCGCGCCGGACTCGTTCTACGCGGCCGTGGCCGGCGTGCTGGCGCAGCTGATCGACGAGGAGAGCGCGCGTGTCGGCGTCGAGGTGACCTGCGATTCCGCGCCGCTCGCGCGCGACGACGACGAACCCTTCGACTGCGCGAGCGCGTGTCCGCAGGCCGCCGCGGGGCGCTGCGACTGA
- a CDS encoding IclR family transcriptional regulator: protein MDATTSVEKALDVLFHLHGAGAAGVSEIARALALPKSTTHRLLGSLLRRGLVEQDEQGRYRPGLRLVALGLGVLDREPVVAAARPQLEAEARATGETLFLAAARGGRVVVLDKVEGTGFLRASPRVGEEVPLPVTATGLLHLAFAPESVARSASTPSGFAERQALAREVALARRRGWAQNREEWIPGLAVVAAPVLAAGRLVAVVALAAPAVRLPAGQTGRFARRVVAAAERIGATLEGRSAA from the coding sequence GTGGACGCGACGACCAGCGTCGAGAAGGCGCTCGACGTGCTCTTCCACCTGCACGGCGCCGGCGCTGCGGGGGTGAGCGAGATCGCACGCGCGCTCGCGCTGCCGAAGTCCACGACGCACCGCCTGCTCGGGTCGCTGCTGCGCCGCGGCCTCGTCGAGCAGGACGAGCAGGGCCGCTACCGGCCGGGGCTGCGGCTGGTGGCGCTCGGGCTCGGCGTGCTCGACCGCGAGCCGGTGGTGGCGGCGGCACGCCCGCAGCTCGAGGCCGAAGCCCGGGCCACCGGCGAGACCCTGTTCCTGGCGGCGGCGCGCGGCGGGCGCGTCGTGGTGCTCGACAAGGTGGAGGGCACCGGCTTCCTGCGCGCGTCGCCGCGCGTGGGCGAGGAGGTGCCGCTGCCGGTGACGGCGACCGGCCTCCTGCATCTCGCCTTCGCCCCCGAGAGCGTCGCACGCTCGGCATCGACGCCGTCTGGTTTTGCCGAGCGGCAGGCGCTGGCGCGCGAGGTGGCGTTGGCGCGGCGGCGCGGCTGGGCGCAGAACCGCGAGGAGTGGATCCCGGGCCTCGCGGTGGTGGCCGCTCCGGTGCTCGCAGCCGGGCGCCTCGTCGCGGTCGTCGCGCTGGCGGCGCCCGCGGTGCGCCTGCCCGCCGGCCAGACCGGGCGCTTCGCACGCCGGGTGGTGGCCGCGGCGGAGCGGATCGGCGCCACCCTCGAGGGGAGGAGTGCGGCATGA
- a CDS encoding aminotransferase class IV, whose translation MKIWIDGRVVDPAEAYVPVTDHGLLYGDGVFEGIRAFGRRVFRLDDHLARLRVSAAAIGLALPLDEAGLREVVLAPLRALGRDDAYVRLVVTRGEGALGVDPSSCPRPRVFCIAAEAAIFPAAKLAAGLDLVTVSWRRPAADVLDPRVKSLNYLNNALAKLEARRRSADEALLLNAAGTVAEASVANVFVLRGRTLATPPPGDGCLEGITRRTVFELAPGLGLEARERSLARSDLLGADEVFLTGTGAGIVPVRSLDGQAIGSGPPFAVVERLRAGYRERAKVLGVAF comes from the coding sequence ATGAAGATCTGGATCGACGGGCGGGTCGTGGACCCCGCCGAGGCGTACGTCCCGGTGACCGACCACGGCCTCCTCTACGGCGACGGCGTCTTCGAAGGCATCCGCGCCTTCGGCCGCCGCGTGTTCCGCCTCGACGACCACCTGGCGCGGCTGCGGGTCTCCGCCGCCGCGATCGGTCTGGCACTCCCCCTCGACGAGGCGGGTCTGCGCGAGGTGGTGCTCGCGCCTCTGCGCGCGCTCGGCCGCGACGACGCCTACGTGCGGCTCGTGGTCACGCGCGGGGAGGGGGCCCTCGGCGTCGACCCGAGCAGCTGCCCGCGGCCGCGCGTCTTCTGCATCGCCGCCGAGGCGGCGATCTTCCCGGCCGCGAAGCTCGCCGCCGGTCTCGACCTCGTGACGGTGAGCTGGCGGCGCCCCGCGGCGGACGTGCTCGACCCGCGCGTGAAGAGCCTCAACTACCTGAACAACGCGCTCGCCAAGCTCGAGGCGCGCCGGCGCAGCGCCGACGAGGCGCTCCTGCTGAACGCGGCGGGCACGGTCGCGGAGGCGAGCGTGGCGAACGTCTTCGTGCTCCGCGGGCGTACCCTCGCCACGCCGCCGCCGGGCGACGGCTGCCTCGAGGGCATCACGCGCCGCACGGTGTTCGAGCTCGCGCCCGGGCTCGGGCTCGAGGCGCGCGAGCGTTCGCTCGCGCGCAGCGACCTGCTCGGCGCCGACGAGGTCTTCCTGACCGGCACCGGGGCTGGCATCGTGCCGGTGCGCTCGCTCGACGGGCAGGCGATCGGAAGTGGGCCGCCCTTCGCGGTGGTCGAGCGGCTGCGCGCGGGCTATCGCGAGCGCGCCAAGGTCCTCGGCGTTGCCTTCTGA
- a CDS encoding N-acetyltransferase has protein sequence MPSERCEAGRGSVEIRAVRAGDHAAVGALHERAFGQPAEARLVEALHAAGAAMLSLVAERDGRVVGHVLFSPVTVRDGARAWDAIGLGPVATLPEQQRQGIGSALVRAGLDACRVRGHPVVFVLGHASYYPRFGFRPAAEAGLRWEHGHEGSFFVVELEPGALAGRRGVVRYRPEFAGV, from the coding sequence TTGCCTTCTGAGCGCTGCGAGGCCGGCCGCGGCAGCGTGGAGATCCGTGCCGTGCGCGCCGGGGACCACGCAGCGGTGGGGGCGCTGCACGAGCGCGCCTTCGGCCAGCCCGCCGAGGCACGGCTCGTCGAGGCGCTGCACGCGGCGGGTGCAGCCATGCTCTCGCTCGTGGCCGAGCGCGACGGCCGGGTCGTCGGCCACGTGCTCTTCAGCCCGGTCACCGTGCGGGACGGAGCGCGCGCGTGGGACGCGATCGGGCTCGGACCCGTGGCGACGCTTCCGGAGCAGCAGCGCCAGGGGATCGGCTCGGCGCTCGTGCGCGCGGGCCTCGACGCCTGCCGCGTACGGGGACACCCGGTGGTGTTCGTGCTCGGGCACGCCAGCTACTACCCGCGCTTCGGCTTCCGGCCGGCCGCCGAGGCGGGCCTGCGCTGGGAGCACGGGCACGAGGGGTCGTTCTTCGTCGTCGAGCTCGAGCCGGGCGCGCTCGCGGGGCGCCGGGGAGTCGTCCGCTACCGGCCGGAGTTCGCGGGGGTCTGA
- the dusB gene encoding tRNA dihydrouridine synthase DusB, translating to MAPRIAESPGLSPFRALAIGAVARGGIEAWPPVVLAPMAGITNAAFRTLCRGFGAGLYVSEMITARGLVEGNAKTLHLAAFAPDEKPRSLQLYGVDPVSVGEAVAWLAGEGRVDHIDMNFGCPVRKVTRRGGGAALPWKRELLRRIVRAAVRHAGPIPVTIKFRIGIDDRHETYLDAGRIAEDEGCAAVALHARTAAQLYDGEARWDAIARLKQAVASIPVLGNGDVWEAQDALRMMRTTGCDGVVVGRGCLGRPWLFRDLADAFAGRPPQAPPTLREVFAIMGEHARLLAAWFGERHGVRSFRKHGSWYTKGFRHSSRLRPQLMQVETLAQLEALLAAHVTDEPFPPAALRVPRGKTGGVQRVLLPEGWLLDRDDPTPLGVEAEDPGSGG from the coding sequence ATGGCCCCGAGAATCGCCGAATCGCCGGGTCTGTCCCCGTTCCGGGCGCTCGCGATCGGCGCGGTCGCGCGCGGGGGCATCGAGGCCTGGCCGCCGGTCGTGCTGGCGCCGATGGCCGGCATCACGAACGCCGCCTTCCGCACGCTGTGCCGCGGCTTCGGCGCGGGCCTCTACGTGAGCGAGATGATCACCGCGCGCGGCCTCGTCGAGGGCAATGCGAAGACCCTCCACCTCGCTGCCTTCGCGCCCGACGAGAAGCCGCGCAGCCTCCAGCTCTACGGCGTCGACCCCGTGTCCGTCGGCGAGGCGGTCGCCTGGCTGGCGGGCGAGGGCCGCGTCGACCACATCGACATGAACTTCGGCTGCCCGGTGCGCAAGGTGACGCGACGCGGCGGCGGTGCCGCGCTGCCCTGGAAGCGCGAGCTGCTCCGCCGCATCGTGCGGGCGGCCGTCCGTCACGCCGGCCCGATCCCCGTCACGATCAAGTTCCGGATCGGCATCGACGACCGCCACGAGACCTATCTCGACGCCGGCCGCATCGCCGAGGACGAGGGCTGCGCCGCGGTGGCGCTCCACGCGCGCACCGCCGCCCAGCTCTACGACGGCGAAGCCCGCTGGGACGCGATCGCGCGGCTCAAGCAGGCGGTCGCCTCGATCCCGGTCCTCGGCAACGGCGACGTCTGGGAGGCGCAGGATGCGCTGCGCATGATGCGCACGACCGGCTGCGACGGCGTCGTGGTCGGCCGCGGCTGCCTCGGCCGGCCGTGGCTGTTCCGCGACCTCGCCGACGCCTTTGCCGGCCGCCCGCCCCAGGCCCCCCCCACGCTGCGCGAGGTCTTCGCGATCATGGGGGAGCACGCGCGCCTGCTGGCCGCGTGGTTCGGCGAGCGCCACGGTGTGCGCAGCTTCCGCAAGCACGGCTCCTGGTACACCAAGGGCTTCCGCCACAGCTCGCGCCTGCGGCCGCAGCTCATGCAGGTCGAGACCCTCGCGCAGCTCGAGGCGCTGCTCGCTGCGCACGTCACGGACGAGCCCTTCCCGCCCGCCGCCCTGCGGGTGCCGCGCGGCAAGACCGGCGGCGTGCAGCGCGTCCTGCTCCCCGAGGGCTGGCTGCTCGACCGGGACGATCCGACACCGCTCGGAGTCGAAGCCGAGGACCCGGGCTCGGGCGGGTGA